The genomic region CGAAAAAACGAACGATTATCAAGACTGCGCCACGGCGTTACTCGATGCCAATCTTCCCCCGGAACGGGTGGCGACGGCGTGCGCGCGGGTACTGCATCCGGAAGATCTGGCAACTTGCGTGACCGAGATCGAAGCGCAAACCGACGTGGTGGCGACCGATGCTTTAGAAGCGTGCGTGCGGGTGCGTCGTCCGGCTGAGTTGGCGACCTGCGTGGTGGATATTGCCGACGGTTCGCCGGAGGGAGACGCCCCGGCAATTTTGGATTTTTGCCGTCGCAGTCTGTTACCGCAACAGTTTTCGCAGTGCGTGGTCGGGTTAAAAAATGAGTTGGATTTAGTTTCGACTCAGGCGATGGGGTTTTGCATCGATGCGGGCGATCGCATCCGGGATTTCGACCCGACGTTTATCCCCGGGGACGGAACTCCGGTGGAACCGCCGCGTAACGAACCCAATTTACCCTCAACTTAGATCGACATGAATGGGGGGTGCAGGGGCGATCGCGCCGAGATCTCGCCGGGTTTAAAAATACGGTTTGCAGGTGGCGCGATCGCTTTCTACCCAACCGGAGAGTAAGGATAAAAGCGGTCCATTTTGTTCTTGACCGTTGGTGGCGAGGTCGCTATGACAGAGGATCAGGCGATCGCCGACTCGGGCGAGTAAATCGTTGAGAATGCGTTCTAACCGCTCCTCGTCGGTGTCGAGTTGCTCGGTTTCGCTCCACGGTTGGCGGGGGCGATCGCGCAAAAATAAGGGGGCGGCGAATAAGGTGGCAGCGCCCCCTTGCAGCCACAGGGGCGAACCGATATCGAGCCAGAAATGCCACCGATGCTGCAGTCGCGCCGAGCGGTATTGGAAAATCGTAGCCAGGGTAACGGCCCCTTCCCCGTCGTGGGGGGGATCGACGGGAAAGGGCTTGGCGGAAATGGTTCCCTGGCGCAGGAGTTTGATAAATTCGCCGACGGTGACGTATTCCGGGTCTTGGCGACGGTCGTAGTCCTGTAAGCGGCGATCGACATCCCAGTAGTGGCGGGCGGTTTCGAGGAGTTCGCGCAGGGCGGAGATTTCCCGATGGGGCAGTTTGCTGCCGTGCCAAATAAATTGGGCGATCGCGCGATCGAGTAAGATGCTGGCACTGTCGATTCGCTCCTCCTCAACCTGCTTTCGTTGCCCTTCGATCCAGTCCACGATCCCTTTGTAAGCCTGGGTGGCCCGATAGCCGAGGCGGTCCCACCGGGGAAAAACGTTGACGGGTAACAGGCGCGGACGTTCCGTGGCGGGGGCGTAACAGTGATCCACGATCAGTCCGGCGCGCACGAGGTCGATCGCCGAAGCGGGGGGAATCGGCAATTCTTCGCGACCGGGCCAGGAGCGGGGGGCGCCGACGATCTCGATGTCGTTCTCGGGCGATCGCGACAGAATCACGAGCATTTCGGCGACGCTATCGCGATCGAGAAAATGACCCAAACCGGGATAAACCAAGGCGAGCAGGGTCAGCAAGGCGCGGATCGTCGGCGAACTGACCAGGGGTCGCTGTTCGTTGAGCGAATCGACCGGGATCTCGTGGCTGCTGAGGTGATCCATGAGGGTGTAGCGGGCGATCGCATCCAAACCGGGGGCGATGACGGCGATCTCCCCAGGTTTGACTTGACCCTGGCGGACGGCGGCGGCGATTTCTTCCCCGGTGGCGCGCAGCAGTTGAGCCCGGGAGGACGTTTGGATCGCCGCAAAGGGCAGGGCTTGAAATTCCATGCCTGCGGGACGGGCGTAGATGGCGGGATTGTCGAGCAGTTGCAACGCGATCGGGCCAAAGGTTTCGCGCAAGCCACTGGGGCGCTTCAACTGCTCGTACTGGCAGCGATCGCCCAATCGCTGTAGGGCCTCGGGATCGGCGCCCAAACCGGAGCGGATACCCCCTTGGGGATTGTAAGTAAAGGTGCCGACTGCTCCCGCATCGAGCAGGATCTCGAATAAATCTCGGGTAATGGCGGGGTATTCGTCGGTATCGTCGGCGAAGACGGCCCGATAGCGCCGAGTCAGGCGGTCTCGATACACCGGATCGGGCAGTAAATGCCGCCAGTAGAGTTCGGTCATCAGACCGTAGGTTAACAAACCCCGTTCCAAGCACCACTGACGCCATTGATGCAGACAGGCCCCCATCGATTCCCACAAGAAGGGTAAGTCGTCATCTAAACCGAAGCCGTCTTGCAGCAATTGGGGGATGTCTTCGTAGGGAAGACCCCTGGCGGCGGCGAGTTGGAATAAGTCGAGGATCCGCCGCACGAGGCGATACTCGCTGGTGTGTTCTTGGCGCAATTTGCCTTCGTCTAAGGCACGGCGCCACAGGGCTGTGGCGAGCTCTTGTTCGGTTTCCGGTCGGACGTGCAAGGGGAAGTGGGCGGACAGGTGTAGGGTTTTGACGAGTAAGGGCCAAAATAAGAGGACTTCGCGCCGGAAAAAGCCGAGGGGGGTTGTGGTGTCGATCGCGTAGGTGGGATAGGCTCCGCGCGCTCTCATCCGGGCGCCGAGGCGATCGCGCAGGTCGCGGCGATCGCTGCTAGTGGCCGAGATGACCAGCAATCCGGGGGATCCACTTTGGCGATCGCGGCGTCCTCCGTCGTCGGTCGCCTCGCGATCGTCGATCTGTTCGCAGAGGCGATCGAGCAACCGCTTGGTTTTGCCCGTGCGACTGGCTCCCTCAATCCAAACTGAGTCTAAAAATACCATCTATTTTTCAGCAACTTTGTTAAGATATTACGAATTATGCTGGGTTTATTTTTCAGCGACTTTTCTCTAATCTAGTTTAGAGTTTAGAGTTAAATAGAGGGGGTGACGATCGCCCGGTCGGCGCGATCGTCGAGGGCTTCCATTCGCGCCCTAATGGGAGAAAATAAAGCAAAAGCCTGGGATCGGGATGAGGGATAGACGGGGCGATCGCGCCGTTGAAATCTTCCCGGATTTTATTTTTTTCCGAGCGAGCGCGCGAGTGAATCTTGTAGAAATTCGTAGATTCATCCCACACACTCGATCGATGAAAAAACACAAAGCAAGTAAAAAGCCCGGATACTTAAAATCAATCCGTCAATGGTTTTATGGAACCCCCAACCGCTCCCTAGATCTGGCCTATCGCGCCGCCCTCAAAATTGAAGAAATCGAAAAAAAACATTTCCACGGTAACGCGATCGTCCCGGATTTTAACGAGGCAGGTGAAAGTGTTTCTTCTTATTTTACTTCCGAATTACAGCGCAATTTAGGAATTATCAAAGTTCGGCTCGCAGAATTTAGAAATAGTCGTTCTTTTTTGGACATTTTACAGCAAACCATCGATCCGCAATCCAAAATTGGCGAAAGTCATGACGGCTATTATCTCAATTCGGAAGAACTCGGCGAAGAAGCCGTTTTAATTTTAGATAAACTGAACTTTATCGATCGCGTTCTCCAACGCTACGAAGGCGCCCGTCCTGCGGAAAAACCCGGCGCCAAGCTCGCCAAACCACCCACGGCAAAATCATCGGATTCGTCCGCCCCATCGGCGTCTCAGGGTCTTGCGAGAACGATCGATCCCTACGCGATCGATACTTCGCCGGAGGGGCGATCGTTGGCCAATACTAATGTCAATAATAATGCCAATCTTCCCAACAAAACACGCCCGCGAATTGCCGAAGATACCACCAAAGATCTAGGGCCAATTTCCAATCAAACCAGCTTTTTACCGCGATCGATCTTGAGAACCCTCGATCGCGTCAAACGGGAATTAGACCCGAAAGCAGAAGAAGAAGTCGTACAAGAATTTCGCAGTTCTAAAACCAAAACCGTTATTTCGCTCAAATTTATTCTGCTCATTATTCTGATTCCCCTCCTCACCCAACAAGTTTCTAAAAACTTCATCGTCGGCCCCATTTACGATCGCGTCGTCGGCGGAAACGGCGAAATTTTTATTAACGTCGATATGGAAGAGGAAGCCTTCGTCGAACTGCATCGATATAAAGAAAAATTAGAATTCAAAAATCTAATTGCCAAAGAACTCGAACACCTCTCCGAAGACACCAACGAAGAATTAAACTTCAAAAACACCTTACATCCCTTATCGGAAGAGGAAATCGAGGATAAAGTCAAACATAAAGTTTTGGAAATTGCCGAACAATATAGCAAAAGAAGCGCTGACGCCATTCAAAACATTTTTGCCGATATTTTTTCCTTCGTCGCTTTTGGGATGGTGATTTACACCAGCAAACGCGAAATTGAAATTCTAAAATCCTTCATCGACGATCTCGTTTACGGACTCAGCGACAGCGCCAAAGCCTTCATCATTATTCTATTTACCGATATCTTCGTCGGATTCCACTCCCCCCACGGTTGGGAAGTGATTTTAGAAGGAATTTCCCGCCATTTAGGCTTACCGGAAAGTCGAGAATTTATTTTCTTATTTATTGCCACCTTTCCCGTTATTTTAGATACGGTCTTCAAGTATTGGATTTTCCGATATCTCAACCGTATTTCACCTTCCGCCGTGGCGACCTATCGAAATATGAATGAATAACCGTTTTTACCCCCCAGTGGCGTACTCCTCTTGCACACTTCCCAGTAAAAATTGAGCGCATCACCGATTAATAATCCCATCCGGCATAATCGTTCCCGTTAAATCCGCATCCACGAGTTTTGTATTTCTCAAATACGCCTCTTGAAGATTAGCCTCAGTCAAAACCGCATCGGTCAAATCGGCCCCGTAGAGATTGGCCCCGCTTAAATTGGTTTGGCGTAACACCGCCCCTTTTAAGCGGGCGCCGCGTAAATCTGCCCCGGACAAATCCGCAGAATCGAGATAAGTCGGCATCGCTTCGCATCCCGGGCGATCGCACTGTCCGCGAAAAGGATCCACCTGCAATAACTCCGCCCCGCGTAAATTGGCCCGCCGCAAATTCGCATCAATTAATAACGCCCCACTCAAATCGGTAAAACTCAAATCCGCAAACTCCATCATCGCCCGATTGAGCTTGCTGCGGACTAAATTCGCCCCGCGCAAATTGGCACTTTGTAAATTCGTTTCCGTTAAATTCGCCAGGGATAAATTCGCCTGAGTCAAATTCGCTTCCGACAAATCGGCGCGCACTAAATTCGCCCCGGAAAGATTGGTGCGATAGAACGCGGCCCCCTTGAGGGTCGCATCGCGCAAGTCCGCCGCCTTGAGATGAGAAACCACCTGACCCGGTTCGACCCCAGAAAGGGGATCGCGACCGACATCCTCCGGATGGGGTTGAACCATGCGCGCTTCCGAGAGATTGGCGCCGGACAGATCGGCCCATCGCAAATTAGCGCCGCGCAAATCGGCGTGCATGAGATTGGCCCCCGCCAGTTCGGCCCCGCGCAAGTCGGCCCCTAATAAATCGGCCCGTTCGAGATCGGCCCCTTGTAATTTGGCTCCAATCAAGTCACAACCGCGACATTCATTATCTTTTAATAGGCGATCGAGATGGTTGGGATCGACGGCTTGCGCGGGAAACCCGATCCAGGACGCCGCTATCAGTGCAACGCCGAACAATTGAGGGAATTTGAAGGTTGAAAAATCCAGAAGGTTGCCGTTCATTTGGATTTTAGATTTTAGATTTTGGCTCGAATCCCGATATTACTCCGCTTGGGGATAGTCTTGCCATAATTCGGTCAGTTGGCGCAGACTCTGAGCGTTACCATTGCCGAGAATGAGATGATCTAATAACGGAACTTGTAACAATTGTGCGGCTTTGAGTAACTGGCGGGTGAGTTCGATGTCCTCGGGACTCGGTTCGAGATGGCCCGAGGGGTGGTTGTGGGCAACGATCGCCCGGGTGGCGCCGTGACGCAGCACTTCCCGAAAAATATCGCGCGGGTGGGCTAAGGTTTCCGTCGCCGTTCCCACGGTCAGCACTTTATTGCCGAGTAAGCGATTCTTGACATCGAGGAACAACACGGCAAATTTTTCTTGAGATTGCCACATTAACTGGTGACTGAGGATGGCGGCGGCGGCGTCGGGACTGTCAATCACTTTGCTTTCTGTCGTTTGAGCGTAAAAAACCCGTTTTCCTAATTCGATCGCCGCCAGTACGGTTGTCGCTTTCGCCGGACCGATCCCGGGAATTTGCATTAACTCCTGAATGGGGATCTCGCGTAAAACCGCTAAGGGGTCGCGCTCGTTTTCGCCGAGTTTGTGTAAGACATGCTGACCTAAACCGACTGCGGAAAGCTTTCCCGGACCTTGACCCGTCCCTAGTAAAATGGCGATCAGTTCGGCGGTACTCAAGCTTTGGGGACCGTGGTGGATCAGTCGCTCCCGGGGTCGCTCGTTTTTGGGTAAATCGGCTATTCTGAGGCTGTAGGTCATCGGCTACCCGACTCAATGGCTCGATAAAATGGCGATCCTCCCATTAAATCATACAAAGTGTAGGAGAAAGTCAAGTATCTTCAGAGTCAACGGCGCATCCTATACCCTAGGGAGACGATCGCCCGTCCCCGGGGCGATCGTTGAAACACCATGAGGCGCCTGCTACTACGAAGGTCGGCGATCGCGGGTCTGCTCGTCCCCGTTCTGTTGGCAGTTTTCGGAGATCGAGCGGTCCGAGGACTCTCGGTTTTAGACACGATCGCCGAAACCGGAGTCATCGACCTCGGGGTGCGATCGGATCTGGTTCCCTTTGGCTATCGCCATAGCGACGGCGATCTGACGGGATATTGCATTGATTTTGTCGATTTGCTGCGCCGTCAGTTGCTCGATCCCCTAAATCGCCGTCTCCCTCTCGGCGTTCGCTTATTTCCCACCGATTCTCAGCCGGAGTTCGAGTTAGCGATCGATCGCATCGTTCAGCTCGATTGCGGTCCTCACGCGATCGCCGCGACCCGCGATCGCCCGGTTGCGGTATCGATTCCCTTTTTCGTCACGGGAGTGCAGTTTTTCGTCAAATCTGGGGAGGGGGCGATCGATCCGGATTCCGACTTGGAAGGAAAGGCGATCGGGGTGATTCGGGGAACGACGGCCCAAACGTATCTCGAAACCGAATATCCTTTAGCGGATCTCAAGATCTTTCAAGGATCCTACGGGGTTCGTCGAGGCATTGAAGGGGTCATTTCCGGACGTTTGGACGCTTTCGCTACCGATGGGATCGTGGCGATCGGGGAAATGGCCCGCCGGGGTTTGTCCGCGAATCAATATCAACTGATTCCCGACATTCCACTGACTTGCGAACCTTACGGAATGCTGTTACCGCCAGAGGATCCGCAGTGGAAAGCTTTGGTCGATCGCGCGATCGCCAGTCCCGAACACGAACGGATTTGGAATCGGTGGTTTGGGTCGATAATGACAGATTTAGACCGCGATCTCGACGGGTCGTCGATCGTCAATTTTGAAGGAATTGCAGATCGTTGTTTTGAAAAGATCGAACGATCGAGCTTCGATCCCGATTCAATAGAAAAGGTGAGAATGGCGATCGGGGAACGGCGATCGCCACTTCCCTATTTTCGGTTTCATTTTCTTTTCTCAAAACAAATTTCCTTCACTGTTATCGATTGAAAATCGATCGTCGTCGATCCCCAAGATTGATTACAATGGCGGTGCTACATTTGGTGGATGGTGTGAGGTAGCGCTTCGTGCTTATGCACAAACGTCGAAGAAAACAACACAAACAACCGAAAAAACCAGTGGCGATCGCGCAGCGACGCCAGAGGCGGATCGCCTTGACGAGTATCTTGGCGTTGTCGGTCGGGATGTCGATGCCCGATCCGCAAGCACAAGCCCCTCCCAAACCCCCAGAAACTTCGACAACGGGCGTTCGCGAAGCGTATCGCACTGCGGATGTTCCAGAAACCCCAGCGTTCCCCCCAATCGTCCCGATCGGCGATCGCGCGATCGCCGCCTATGAGAAATTGTCAGAAACCCTGCAAGAAAAACAGTTTGAACTTGAGGGAAAACTGACGGGTCAGCCCTATTGGGAACGAGCTTTACAACGGGGAAAACGGGCGACCGAATTAGCCAAATCGGATTTGAAAGAAGTCGATCTCCTTTACGAAATTAAAGACCTTTGGGAAGAGGCGATCGCCTTACTCGAAAAAATTCCCCCGGAAACGCCGTACCGCGATCGCGCCCGTCAAAAACTACCGGAATATCGCCAAAATTTAGCGCAGATCGTCTACACTTTAGAAGTCGCCAAGTCCGATTTTCTCGTCCCGATCGCCCGCAATAGCGGCTTGTCCGATCGCGTCAAAATCACGATTTGTCACCTCCATAGCGGCATTTGTCGGCGCTTGCGCGGTAACGAACCCGCCGCGTCCGCCGCGAGTTTGATGAAAGTGCCGATCGTCGTGGCGTTGATGGACAAGCTCACTCGGGAAAATATTCGCTTCGATACGCCGATTTATGTCGATCCCGGCAATTTTACCGAAGATGCTTCGGAAATTCGCACCGGGGAAACTTATCCGATTCACAAACTGTTGGTGGAAACGATCGCCCACAGCAGCAACATCGCCCCCAACCAATTGATCGACTATCTCGGCTGGGATTATATCAATCAAGTCTTAGCGGATCGCGGTTATGAAGTCATGCGCGTTCACTCTAAATTCGTCGGCGATCTCATTTATCCGCGCAATCCCGGCAACCGTCGCAACACGATTACCAGCGACGAACTCACGGACATGATGATGCGCCTGTACAATCGCGAACATCTCGGCGATGAAATTATTCTCAATGCTTTAGAAAAGCAGTACGATCTCGCCCTCGGTTTTGAAGGATTGAAGGGAGCTTTCGGTAACTGGTTGGGAGAAAAAACAGGTCAGACGTCTAAAGTGTTGGGAACCACGTTGGCGATGAATTTATTCGGCGAAACCTATATCATTACGGTGATCGACGATGGTTTTTACAGCGAGCCGAGTATCCGCCAGTTTATCTCGGAAGTGGCGGAATATATTTTCCAAAGCGGGCAGTTATAGCGTTGTTCAAACAAAGGACTCGACCGATCTCCCCCCCTTGTTAAGGGGGGTTGGGGGGGGATCTGAATTCTCAATCGGCAATGGACTCGGCTAGTCTCCCCCCTTCTTAAGGGGGGTTGGGGGGATTTGAATTCTCGATCGATACTTCTCAATTCTCAATCAACAATGCTCAAAATTATGGTCGATTCAAGCGATCGCACCTCCCCGATCGATCTCCATGTCAGCGTGCGCGGGTCGGGCTTTCCGTTGTTGTGTTTGCACGGACATCCCGGTTCCGGGCGATCGATGTCGGTGTTTGCCGATCGCCTGTCGCGACGGTTTCAAACGTTGTCGCCGGACTTGCGCGGTTACGGTCGCTCGCGCGCCTCGGGAGACTTTCAAATGAGCGACCATCTCGGCGACCTGGATACCCTCCTAGATCGCCACGGGATCGGTCAGTTTGCGGTCTTAGGATGGTCGTTAGGGGGAATTTTGGCGATCGAACTCGCTTTGCGCCATCCGGGGCGGGTCACGGGCTTAATTCTCGTGGCGAGTGCGGCGCGACCTCGGGGCAACCATCCCCCGGTCTCTTGGCAAGATTTACTGTATACGGGAGTTGCGGGACTGATTAACCGGGTCGTCCCGGCGTGGTCGTGGAATATCGAAACGTTTGGCAAGCGATCGCTGTTGCGCTACTTACTCGGAGAGCACACCCCAGAGGCTTATCGCTATCTGGCCTCGGAGGGGATGGACGCTTATTTGCGAACCAGTTCGGCGGCGACGCGGGCGTTAAACCGGGCGTTGCGGGCGCGCTACGATCGCAGTGCCGATTTAGGGCGGATTGACTGTCCGGCGTTAGTCATGGCGGGGGCAGCCGACTGCCACATTACGGCAGAGTCCAGTTGGGAGACGGCGAGTCTCTTACCGGGCGCCCGATGGCAGTGCTACCCCAATAACGCCCATTTATTCCCTTGGGAAATTCCCGATCGCGCGATCGCGGTGGTGGAAGGCTGGGTCGAGGAAAACTGGCACGCGATCGTGCCGAGTTCTTGAGCCCATCCAGAATGCTCCTCGCCCCTACATCTGCCCGCTAAACACCGGAGACCCATGGTACGGGTTTAAATCCGCCAGTTCGTCGTAAATGGTCAGATCTTGCGGTTTGCACCGTTTGATGCTGATGTTGATACCCTGGGCATTTTCTTGTTGCAGGTCTTCGAGATAGCCTTTGGTGGCTGTTTCGGCATCCTGCTTGCTGAAAAACGGACCGAAGTAGTAGGTACACCCGGGTTTTTCGGTCACGATTTCAGCCCAACACGCCAAACCGAAGAGATTGAGCAAGGAAATTAAGAGTTCTTTAATCTCGTTCATTGTCTTTGCCGATTTACTGAAGGTTGTCTGAGGTGAACAAAAGGAGCTTGAGAAATTATTTACATTTCTTTATACTCGCTTGGATTACTTTTTTCAATCCGATTTTTTGACGCGATCGAGGTGGAGGGTCTGTCCCCATCGCTGGCGGAAGATCTCGTAAAGCACCATTCCCGTAGCCACCGAGACGTTGAGGCTAGGGGTTTTGCCTTGCAGGGGGATCGAAATCAGAAAATCGCAATGGCGTTGTGTCAACAAACTCAGACCTTCGCCTTCGGAACCGACCACTAAGGCGATCGGACCGGAAAAGTCGAGGCGGTGGACGGAATCTTTGGCATTGGCTGCGGTACCGTAAATCCAAAATCCGGCTTCTTTCAAGGCTTCTAGGGCGCGACTCAAATTGACGACGCGAGCCACGGGAAAGGTTTCCAAGGCTCCGGCGGCGACTTTCATCACCGTGGAGGTGATCCCGACGGCGCGCCGTTGGGGGATGACCAAGCCTTGAGCGCCGATCGCCTCTGCGGTGCGGACGACGGCGCCTAAGTTGTGGGG from Oxynema aestuarii AP17 harbors:
- a CDS encoding recombinase family protein codes for the protein MVFLDSVWIEGASRTGKTKRLLDRLCEQIDDREATDDGGRRDRQSGSPGLLVISATSSDRRDLRDRLGARMRARGAYPTYAIDTTTPLGFFRREVLLFWPLLVKTLHLSAHFPLHVRPETEQELATALWRRALDEGKLRQEHTSEYRLVRRILDLFQLAAARGLPYEDIPQLLQDGFGLDDDLPFLWESMGACLHQWRQWCLERGLLTYGLMTELYWRHLLPDPVYRDRLTRRYRAVFADDTDEYPAITRDLFEILLDAGAVGTFTYNPQGGIRSGLGADPEALQRLGDRCQYEQLKRPSGLRETFGPIALQLLDNPAIYARPAGMEFQALPFAAIQTSSRAQLLRATGEEIAAAVRQGQVKPGEIAVIAPGLDAIARYTLMDHLSSHEIPVDSLNEQRPLVSSPTIRALLTLLALVYPGLGHFLDRDSVAEMLVILSRSPENDIEIVGAPRSWPGREELPIPPASAIDLVRAGLIVDHCYAPATERPRLLPVNVFPRWDRLGYRATQAYKGIVDWIEGQRKQVEEERIDSASILLDRAIAQFIWHGSKLPHREISALRELLETARHYWDVDRRLQDYDRRQDPEYVTVGEFIKLLRQGTISAKPFPVDPPHDGEGAVTLATIFQYRSARLQHRWHFWLDIGSPLWLQGGAATLFAAPLFLRDRPRQPWSETEQLDTDEERLERILNDLLARVGDRLILCHSDLATNGQEQNGPLLSLLSGWVESDRATCKPYF
- a CDS encoding proton extrusion protein PcxA — its product is MKKHKASKKPGYLKSIRQWFYGTPNRSLDLAYRAALKIEEIEKKHFHGNAIVPDFNEAGESVSSYFTSELQRNLGIIKVRLAEFRNSRSFLDILQQTIDPQSKIGESHDGYYLNSEELGEEAVLILDKLNFIDRVLQRYEGARPAEKPGAKLAKPPTAKSSDSSAPSASQGLARTIDPYAIDTSPEGRSLANTNVNNNANLPNKTRPRIAEDTTKDLGPISNQTSFLPRSILRTLDRVKRELDPKAEEEVVQEFRSSKTKTVISLKFILLIILIPLLTQQVSKNFIVGPIYDRVVGGNGEIFINVDMEEEAFVELHRYKEKLEFKNLIAKELEHLSEDTNEELNFKNTLHPLSEEEIEDKVKHKVLEIAEQYSKRSADAIQNIFADIFSFVAFGMVIYTSKREIEILKSFIDDLVYGLSDSAKAFIIILFTDIFVGFHSPHGWEVILEGISRHLGLPESREFIFLFIATFPVILDTVFKYWIFRYLNRISPSAVATYRNMNE
- a CDS encoding pentapeptide repeat-containing protein — protein: MNGNLLDFSTFKFPQLFGVALIAASWIGFPAQAVDPNHLDRLLKDNECRGCDLIGAKLQGADLERADLLGADLRGAELAGANLMHADLRGANLRWADLSGANLSEARMVQPHPEDVGRDPLSGVEPGQVVSHLKAADLRDATLKGAAFYRTNLSGANLVRADLSEANLTQANLSLANLTETNLQSANLRGANLVRSKLNRAMMEFADLSFTDLSGALLIDANLRRANLRGAELLQVDPFRGQCDRPGCEAMPTYLDSADLSGADLRGARLKGAVLRQTNLSGANLYGADLTDAVLTEANLQEAYLRNTKLVDADLTGTIMPDGIINR
- the radC gene encoding RadC family protein; this translates as MTYSLRIADLPKNERPRERLIHHGPQSLSTAELIAILLGTGQGPGKLSAVGLGQHVLHKLGENERDPLAVLREIPIQELMQIPGIGPAKATTVLAAIELGKRVFYAQTTESKVIDSPDAAAAILSHQLMWQSQEKFAVLFLDVKNRLLGNKVLTVGTATETLAHPRDIFREVLRHGATRAIVAHNHPSGHLEPSPEDIELTRQLLKAAQLLQVPLLDHLILGNGNAQSLRQLTELWQDYPQAE
- a CDS encoding amino acid ABC transporter substrate-binding protein, whose translation is MRRLLLRRSAIAGLLVPVLLAVFGDRAVRGLSVLDTIAETGVIDLGVRSDLVPFGYRHSDGDLTGYCIDFVDLLRRQLLDPLNRRLPLGVRLFPTDSQPEFELAIDRIVQLDCGPHAIAATRDRPVAVSIPFFVTGVQFFVKSGEGAIDPDSDLEGKAIGVIRGTTAQTYLETEYPLADLKIFQGSYGVRRGIEGVISGRLDAFATDGIVAIGEMARRGLSANQYQLIPDIPLTCEPYGMLLPPEDPQWKALVDRAIASPEHERIWNRWFGSIMTDLDRDLDGSSIVNFEGIADRCFEKIERSSFDPDSIEKVRMAIGERRSPLPYFRFHFLFSKQISFTVID
- a CDS encoding serine hydrolase, whose amino-acid sequence is MHKRRRKQHKQPKKPVAIAQRRQRRIALTSILALSVGMSMPDPQAQAPPKPPETSTTGVREAYRTADVPETPAFPPIVPIGDRAIAAYEKLSETLQEKQFELEGKLTGQPYWERALQRGKRATELAKSDLKEVDLLYEIKDLWEEAIALLEKIPPETPYRDRARQKLPEYRQNLAQIVYTLEVAKSDFLVPIARNSGLSDRVKITICHLHSGICRRLRGNEPAASAASLMKVPIVVALMDKLTRENIRFDTPIYVDPGNFTEDASEIRTGETYPIHKLLVETIAHSSNIAPNQLIDYLGWDYINQVLADRGYEVMRVHSKFVGDLIYPRNPGNRRNTITSDELTDMMMRLYNREHLGDEIILNALEKQYDLALGFEGLKGAFGNWLGEKTGQTSKVLGTTLAMNLFGETYIITVIDDGFYSEPSIRQFISEVAEYIFQSGQL
- a CDS encoding alpha/beta fold hydrolase, with the protein product MLKIMVDSSDRTSPIDLHVSVRGSGFPLLCLHGHPGSGRSMSVFADRLSRRFQTLSPDLRGYGRSRASGDFQMSDHLGDLDTLLDRHGIGQFAVLGWSLGGILAIELALRHPGRVTGLILVASAARPRGNHPPVSWQDLLYTGVAGLINRVVPAWSWNIETFGKRSLLRYLLGEHTPEAYRYLASEGMDAYLRTSSAATRALNRALRARYDRSADLGRIDCPALVMAGAADCHITAESSWETASLLPGARWQCYPNNAHLFPWEIPDRAIAVVEGWVEENWHAIVPSS
- a CDS encoding DUF1816 domain-containing protein, coding for MNEIKELLISLLNLFGLACWAEIVTEKPGCTYYFGPFFSKQDAETATKGYLEDLQQENAQGINISIKRCKPQDLTIYDELADLNPYHGSPVFSGQM
- the rlmB gene encoding 23S rRNA (guanosine(2251)-2'-O)-methyltransferase RlmB translates to MTPKKPFPKSPRGNKRTDRPIFKGKSRKPLRGDRDRPDSDGDSGDLIYGRHSVLSALENQHTFHRIWITPQLRYDPRFHSAIEQAKANGATVDEVDFRRLDQMTQGRTHQGVAAQLSPYRYIELAELIERALAASENPVIVIGDGINDPHNLGAVVRTAEAIGAQGLVIPQRRAVGITSTVMKVAAGALETFPVARVVNLSRALEALKEAGFWIYGTAANAKDSVHRLDFSGPIALVVGSEGEGLSLLTQRHCDFLISIPLQGKTPSLNVSVATGMVLYEIFRQRWGQTLHLDRVKKSD